GCTGATAAGGGACTTTTCGGATTGATCTTCATTTTTACCTCCATAGTTTGACAAGCTATCAGAAAGTAAGTATATTTAAAACCATTTTACTCCATTTTAATGCATCTGACCATTTGTTTTCCTGAAGGAAATTATATCCGGAACATCGAATGATAAAGTTAATATTGAGACTTTATCTCAATAAGGAGAAGGAGGAGGATATGATGGTCGCTGCACTTATGATTACGTTCAGAGAGGCGCTTGAAGCTGCACTTATAATAGGCATCATGCTTGTATTGGTTAAGAGGTTCAGGAATGTATAAAGTCAATAGGTTTTTGACCCGGGAGGGCCATAAAGAAATGACCCGCTACCCACCTCAGGTATTCAAAACATCTCTTCTTCGGTAACTTCTTCCAGACATATTGAGAATCAAAGCGTTGTGCGTAATTCTGTCTAACAATGCCATGGTAAGGGCTTTGTCATGGAAAATCTTTATCCATTCTGAGAACACGAGATTCGTTGTAATTAACGTGCTCTTTGTTTCGTATCTCATTGCCAGATAT
This sequence is a window from Kosmotoga arenicorallina S304. Protein-coding genes within it:
- a CDS encoding ATP-binding protein translates to YLAMRYETKSTLITTNLVFSEWIKIFHDKALTMALLDRITHNALILNMSGRSYRRRDVLNT